From Chromatiales bacterium, one genomic window encodes:
- a CDS encoding WecB/TagA/CpsF family glycosyltransferase, with the protein GYVDEAQMPKLIDEINVSGAQILFVALGSPKQELWMEKYLPRLHHIRVCQGVGGTFDVIAGRVRRAPAAFRRANLEWFYRLITEPKRALRQVVLPQFTLAVFRAKLSSRS; encoded by the coding sequence GGCTATGTCGACGAGGCGCAAATGCCAAAGCTGATCGACGAGATAAATGTCTCTGGCGCACAGATCCTGTTTGTTGCACTCGGCAGCCCGAAGCAGGAACTGTGGATGGAGAAGTATCTGCCCCGGCTGCACCACATACGCGTCTGTCAGGGCGTCGGCGGCACTTTCGATGTGATCGCCGGCCGTGTGCGCCGGGCGCCGGCAGCGTTTCGCCGCGCCAATCTCGAATGGTTTTACCGCCTGATCACCGAGCCGAAGCGTGCGCTCCGCCAGGTGGTGTTGCCGCAGTTCACCCTCGCGGTATTTCGTGCCAAGCTGTCCAGCCGTTCCTGA
- a CDS encoding FAD-binding oxidoreductase: MSNAPPSVLPGDLLDSLAAIVGPDHLRTDDESRTFYSTDVFRQADVLTAAVVTPGSVAELQEVMRLCARHRTPTVVRGGGASYTNAYLPVRAGTLTLDMGRLTGIEINEEDLYVTVEPGVTWARLYEALAPRGLRTPMWGPFSGLVATVGGGMSHQAVNYGSGLYGVSAESLLCMDVILASGEMLSTGSGGGTNSLPFFRYYGPDLTGLFVGDAGTLGVKARITLRLMQKPEGFAGSSFGFPDGESCLRALMEIARLGVVAQNFGLDPRQQKTALTRMASANPFDAAKSVFFSARNPLDGALQVAKMGLAGRNFLRKAVYSAHFGTEGLTNAEARLKLASVRAIAARHGAEVANSIPVYFNANPFMELTPILGPNGERWKPTHGILPFSAVLKHHADFEALLAEYRDRMREHRVQLTRMLMTFSTNAFIYEPTFLWEDERSIYHRRVYPAALLPKVPEHAANPAGLALVHELKERIQELCTRNGASHLQIGKDYPWLETRKPETGTLVRQLKSLLDPEGLLNPGALGF, from the coding sequence ATGAGCAACGCCCCGCCGTCGGTCCTGCCCGGCGATCTCCTCGATTCCCTCGCTGCCATCGTCGGCCCCGACCATCTGCGTACCGACGACGAATCCCGCACCTTTTACTCCACTGATGTCTTCCGCCAGGCCGATGTGCTGACTGCCGCGGTCGTCACGCCGGGCAGTGTGGCCGAGCTGCAGGAAGTGATGCGGCTCTGCGCCCGGCACCGGACGCCAACGGTGGTGCGGGGCGGCGGCGCCTCCTATACCAATGCCTATCTGCCGGTGCGCGCCGGGACGCTGACGCTCGATATGGGCCGGCTGACCGGTATCGAGATCAACGAGGAGGATCTCTACGTGACGGTCGAGCCGGGCGTGACCTGGGCCCGGCTTTACGAGGCGCTGGCGCCGCGCGGCCTGCGCACGCCGATGTGGGGGCCGTTTTCCGGTTTGGTGGCGACGGTCGGTGGCGGCATGTCGCACCAGGCCGTGAATTACGGTTCCGGGCTCTATGGCGTGTCGGCCGAGTCGCTGCTGTGCATGGATGTGATTCTCGCCAGCGGGGAGATGCTGTCGACCGGTTCCGGCGGCGGGACGAACAGTCTGCCGTTCTTCCGCTATTACGGGCCGGATCTCACCGGCCTGTTTGTCGGTGATGCGGGTACGCTCGGCGTGAAGGCACGGATCACGCTGCGCCTGATGCAAAAGCCGGAAGGCTTTGCCGGCAGTTCCTTCGGTTTTCCCGACGGCGAGAGCTGTCTGCGCGCGCTGATGGAAATTGCGCGCCTCGGGGTGGTGGCACAGAACTTCGGGCTCGATCCGCGCCAGCAGAAGACCGCGCTCACCCGGATGGCCTCGGCCAATCCCTTCGATGCGGCGAAGTCGGTGTTTTTCTCGGCCCGCAATCCGCTGGACGGTGCGCTGCAGGTGGCGAAGATGGGCCTCGCGGGACGCAACTTCCTGCGCAAGGCGGTGTACTCGGCGCATTTCGGCACGGAAGGGCTCACGAATGCCGAGGCGCGGCTGAAGCTTGCCAGCGTGCGTGCCATCGCGGCCCGGCATGGGGCGGAGGTGGCGAATTCCATTCCGGTTTACTTCAATGCCAATCCCTTCATGGAGCTGACGCCGATCCTCGGTCCCAATGGCGAGCGCTGGAAGCCGACCCACGGCATTCTGCCGTTCTCGGCGGTACTGAAGCACCACGCGGATTTCGAGGCGCTGCTGGCCGAGTATCGCGACCGGATGCGGGAGCACCGGGTGCAGCTGACGCGCATGCTGATGACTTTCAGCACCAATGCCTTCATCTATGAGCCGACCTTCCTGTGGGAAGACGAACGCAGCATCTATCACCGGCGGGTCTATCCGGCGGCGCTGCTGCCGAAGGTGCCGGAACATGCGGCGAATCCGGCCGGCCTTGCCCTGGTCCACGAGCTGAAGGAGCGCATCCAGGAACTCTGCACCCGCAACGGGGCGAGCCATCTGCAGATCGGCAAGGATTACCCCTGGCTGGAGACCCGCAAGCCCGAAACCGGGACGCTGGTACGGCAGCTCAAGAGTCTGCTCGATCCCGAGGGGCTCCTGAACCCGGGTGCGCTGGGGTTTTAG
- a CDS encoding dihydroorotase family protein, producing MASKKAFDLLIKNVRLVRPNAAMVEQGDIAISDGRFVRIAPEIAAASAKTVYDGKNRLAFPGLVDPHMHTGIYSPLAEDALTESRAAAQGGVTSSLNYMRTGGYYLNKGGSYKKFFPEVQEISAGRFYVDYAYHLAPMDKRHIREIPSLINDFGVTSFKIFMFYGGHGLHGRSSNQHEFLMIGEDEKYDIAHFEFVMRGIRKAMSKYPDKADALSLSLHCETAEIMSAYTKIVEEEGTLKGLHAYSAGRPPHSEGLAIFIASYLANETDLPNINLLHLTSRKAVIAALQMAAVFPHIDFRREVTIGHLMLDTDSKAAALAKVNPPIRPREDVDFLWEQLVAGNLDWVCSDHACCKHEMKIDKKKPGNIWLAKSGFGGTEYLLSALITEGRKRGLSYNQMAKLTSLNAAQRFGLHSKGDIAEGLDADIVLVDPNDTWTVRAADSESQQGYTPFEGLEMTARVKTTFLRGQRIYDNGEVLGNPVGKYLHRPY from the coding sequence ATGGCCAGCAAGAAAGCATTTGATCTCCTTATCAAGAACGTGCGCCTCGTACGCCCCAATGCGGCGATGGTGGAGCAGGGCGATATCGCCATCAGCGACGGGCGCTTTGTCAGGATCGCGCCGGAAATCGCGGCGGCCAGCGCCAAGACCGTCTATGACGGCAAGAACCGGCTGGCCTTCCCCGGCCTGGTCGATCCGCACATGCATACCGGCATCTATTCGCCGCTGGCCGAAGATGCACTGACCGAGAGCCGTGCCGCTGCCCAGGGCGGCGTCACTTCCAGCCTCAACTACATGCGCACCGGTGGCTACTATCTGAACAAGGGTGGCTCCTACAAGAAGTTCTTTCCGGAAGTGCAGGAGATTTCAGCCGGGCGCTTCTATGTCGATTACGCCTATCACCTCGCGCCGATGGACAAGCGCCATATCCGCGAGATCCCGAGCCTCATCAATGATTTCGGTGTGACCTCCTTCAAGATCTTCATGTTCTACGGCGGTCACGGCCTGCATGGCCGGTCCTCGAACCAGCATGAGTTCCTGATGATCGGTGAGGACGAGAAGTACGATATCGCGCACTTCGAGTTCGTCATGCGCGGCATCCGCAAGGCGATGAGCAAGTATCCGGACAAGGCCGATGCGCTGTCATTGAGCCTGCACTGCGAGACGGCCGAGATCATGTCGGCCTACACGAAGATCGTCGAGGAGGAAGGCACACTGAAGGGGCTGCATGCCTACAGCGCGGGCCGTCCGCCGCATTCCGAGGGCCTGGCGATCTTCATCGCCTCGTACCTGGCCAATGAAACCGATCTGCCGAACATCAACCTCCTGCACCTGACCTCGCGCAAGGCGGTGATCGCGGCGTTGCAGATGGCAGCGGTTTTTCCGCATATCGATTTCCGCCGTGAAGTGACCATCGGCCACCTGATGCTGGATACCGACTCCAAGGCAGCAGCGCTCGCCAAGGTGAATCCGCCGATCCGTCCGCGTGAAGACGTGGACTTCCTCTGGGAGCAGCTGGTAGCCGGCAACCTCGACTGGGTGTGCAGCGATCACGCCTGCTGCAAGCACGAGATGAAGATCGACAAGAAGAAGCCGGGCAATATCTGGCTGGCGAAGTCCGGTTTTGGCGGTACCGAGTACCTGCTGTCGGCACTGATCACCGAGGGCCGCAAGCGCGGTCTGAGCTACAACCAGATGGCGAAGCTGACCAGCCTCAATGCCGCGCAGCGCTTCGGCCTGCACAGCAAGGGCGATATCGCCGAGGGCCTGGATGCCGATATCGTGCTGGTGGATCCGAACGATACCTGGACGGTGCGCGCTGCCGACTCCGAGTCACAGCAGGGCTATACGCCCTTTGAGGGCCTGGAGATGACGGCACGGGTCAAGACGACCTTCCTGCGCGGTCAGCGGATCTATGACAACGGCGAGGTGCTGGGTAACCCGGTCGGCAAGTATCTGCACCGGCCGTATTGA
- a CDS encoding glutamine--tRNA ligase/YqeY domain fusion protein — protein sequence MSGTEPTSNAAEAPGRDFIRQIIADDLASGRHRQIVTRFPPEPNGYLHIGHAKAICLNFGIAAETGGRCFLRLDDTNPLREDQAYVDSIVDSVHWLGFDWGDRLTHASDYFPKIHACAVQLIEAGKAYVDSLTAEQMREYRGTLTAPGRESPHRNRSVAENLELFERMRSGEFADGEHVLRAKIDMASPNINLRDPVLYRIRRAVHQRTGDTWCIYPMYDFAHTISDALEGISHSLCTLEFEDHRPLYEWLLAQLPLPAKPRQIEFSRLNLAFTVTSKRKLAELIELGHVSGWDDPRMPTIAGMRRRGYPPAALRDFVQRTGVTKKEHLIQMSLLENCVREDLNVRAPRAMAVLQPLKVVLLNYPEGQTEMLRGANHPDRPELGEREIPFGRELWIEQDDFAENPPKKFFRLQPGGEVRLRYGYIIKCVAVIKDAAGQLTEVHCSYDPDTRSGLSGAERKVKGTIHWVSAVHAVTAEVRLYDRLFSVPRPDAGAEGQDFKSFLNPGSLQLAENCQLEPALQSTAPGDVLQFERLGYFVADRCEHSAARPVYNRIVTLRDSWAKLEEAG from the coding sequence ATGAGCGGTACCGAGCCGACGAGCAACGCAGCAGAAGCGCCGGGGCGCGATTTCATCCGCCAGATCATTGCCGATGACCTGGCCAGCGGGCGTCACCGGCAGATCGTCACGCGCTTCCCCCCGGAGCCCAATGGCTACCTCCATATCGGCCATGCCAAGGCGATCTGCCTGAACTTCGGCATCGCCGCGGAAACCGGCGGGCGCTGCTTCCTGCGTCTGGATGACACCAATCCGCTCAGGGAAGACCAGGCCTATGTGGACTCGATCGTCGACAGCGTGCACTGGCTGGGTTTCGACTGGGGTGACCGGCTGACGCATGCCTCGGATTATTTCCCGAAGATCCACGCCTGCGCCGTGCAGCTGATCGAAGCCGGCAAGGCCTATGTCGACAGTCTCACGGCGGAGCAGATGCGTGAATATCGCGGCACCCTGACGGCGCCGGGCCGGGAGAGTCCGCACCGCAACCGCAGCGTCGCTGAAAACCTCGAGCTGTTCGAGCGCATGCGGAGCGGCGAGTTTGCCGACGGTGAACATGTGCTGCGCGCAAAGATCGACATGGCGTCGCCGAACATCAACCTGCGCGACCCGGTCCTGTACCGGATTCGACGCGCCGTCCATCAGCGTACCGGCGATACCTGGTGCATCTATCCGATGTACGACTTTGCGCACACCATTTCCGATGCGCTGGAAGGCATCAGCCATTCGCTGTGCACGCTGGAGTTTGAGGATCACCGGCCGCTTTACGAGTGGCTGCTCGCGCAGCTGCCCTTGCCGGCAAAGCCGCGGCAGATCGAGTTCTCGCGGCTCAACCTGGCCTTTACCGTGACCAGCAAGCGCAAGCTGGCCGAGCTGATCGAGCTCGGGCACGTGTCCGGCTGGGACGATCCGCGCATGCCGACGATTGCCGGGATGCGCCGGCGCGGCTATCCGCCGGCCGCACTGCGCGACTTCGTGCAGCGCACCGGCGTGACCAAGAAAGAACACCTGATCCAGATGAGCCTGCTGGAAAACTGCGTGCGCGAGGATCTGAATGTGCGGGCGCCGCGGGCCATGGCGGTACTGCAACCGCTGAAAGTCGTGTTGCTGAACTATCCCGAAGGCCAGACGGAGATGCTGCGCGGGGCGAATCATCCCGACCGGCCGGAACTGGGCGAACGGGAAATACCCTTTGGTCGCGAACTCTGGATCGAGCAGGATGACTTCGCCGAGAATCCGCCAAAGAAGTTTTTCCGGCTGCAGCCGGGCGGTGAAGTCCGCCTGCGCTACGGCTACATCATCAAGTGCGTCGCCGTGATCAAGGATGCGGCCGGGCAGCTCACTGAAGTGCACTGCAGCTACGACCCGGACACGCGCAGCGGTCTGAGCGGCGCCGAGCGCAAGGTCAAGGGCACCATCCACTGGGTCAGCGCGGTGCATGCGGTAACGGCCGAGGTGCGCCTCTACGACCGCCTGTTCAGCGTGCCGCGGCCGGATGCCGGTGCGGAGGGCCAGGACTTCAAGAGCTTCCTCAATCCGGGCTCATTGCAGCTCGCCGAAAACTGCCAGCTGGAGCCCGCGCTGCAGTCGACTGCGCCGGGCGATGTCCTGCAGTTTGAACGCCTCGGCTACTTCGTTGCCGATCGTTGCGAGCACAGCGCCGCGCGACCGGTCTACAACCGCATCGTCACCCTGCGCGATTCGTGGGCGAAGCTGGAAGAAGCGGGGTAG
- a CDS encoding SAM-dependent chlorinase/fluorinase, producing the protein MSPIITLTTDFGFKGPFVGVMKGAILSQLPGAVIVDLSHEIPPHWPIEAGFWLARSYAYFPAGTVHVAVVDPGVGTQRNIIAGELDGHLFLAPDNGLLQPLLSRPGARCHRLAEDWRARQGWPVPSHTFHGRDIFAPLAAGLAAGRFSISDIGPPAGELVPSLLEDPLCSEQEIRGTVVAIDNFGNLITNIDAGLLARLRKAEVLAGGRRMPVCRTYGEAQPGDFLALLNSFGVLEIARAEGSAADGLGLGRGAPVTVVSTTR; encoded by the coding sequence ATGTCACCCATCATCACGCTGACGACGGATTTCGGCTTCAAGGGGCCCTTCGTCGGCGTCATGAAGGGTGCGATCCTCAGCCAGCTGCCCGGGGCTGTCATCGTCGACCTCAGCCACGAAATTCCGCCGCACTGGCCGATCGAAGCCGGTTTCTGGCTGGCGCGCAGCTACGCGTACTTTCCCGCGGGGACGGTGCATGTGGCCGTGGTGGATCCCGGTGTCGGCACGCAGCGCAACATCATCGCCGGCGAACTCGACGGCCACCTGTTTCTCGCGCCGGACAACGGCCTGCTGCAGCCCCTGCTGAGCCGGCCCGGGGCGCGCTGCCACCGTCTCGCTGAAGACTGGCGTGCCCGGCAGGGCTGGCCCGTGCCGAGCCATACCTTTCATGGTCGCGACATCTTTGCGCCGCTTGCCGCAGGACTCGCTGCCGGGCGCTTTTCGATCAGCGACATCGGCCCGCCGGCCGGCGAACTCGTGCCCTCGCTGCTCGAGGATCCGCTGTGCAGCGAACAGGAAATACGTGGCACCGTGGTGGCGATCGACAACTTCGGCAACCTGATCACCAACATCGATGCCGGGCTGCTCGCCCGTCTGCGCAAGGCCGAAGTGCTCGCCGGCGGCCGGCGCATGCCTGTCTGCCGGACTTACGGCGAAGCGCAGCCCGGCGACTTTCTGGCCCTGCTCAATTCCTTCGGCGTGCTGGAGATTGCGCGTGCGGAAGGCAGCGCCGCGGATGGCCTCGGGCTGGGTCGCGGCGCGCCGGTAACGGTCGTCAGCACAACCAGGTAG
- a CDS encoding efflux RND transporter permease subunit — MNALIDLCVSRSRAVLVALFVLLVAGTVAYRGIPKEAQPDVDFPYLSVAVVLEGVSAEDAERLLVRPLEQQLRNIEGIKEMVASATEGRASVTLEFEPEIDIEQALTNVREKVDQAKAEMPADAREPTVNEIKFSQFDPMLVINLGGSLPERTMNSIARKLKDRLQAVDGVLEVNLAGIRDEVLEIVINPLAMESYGLSPADVLNFVQRNNRLVAAGSLQSEQGRFAVKVPGLIESPEDLLSLPLKTDGQKVVYFRDIAQVHRTFKDAESYSRLNGKPAVGIRVVQRNGSNLLDVVANIKLVVAEAQKSWPPGISLTYSRDKSVFVRDDVNQLVNDVVVAVLLVVICLIGILGLQNALLAGISIPGSFCAAFLLIGMSDMTMNMVVFFGLIMSVGLVVDGGIVVVELADRRMAEGLDRRVAYAEAAKRMAWPIFASISATIVAFLPLVFWPGLIGSFLKSMPIVLVYTLVASLLIAMFVVPALGSIFGRAGHLTPENRRQLMLAEEGDLNEIGGWTGVYMRVVTRAINHPGRTVGLLTTMLILVFIAYGTFGHGVTLFPAVDPPQGSVDIRARGDLSTQEKDRLVRLVEQRIVGVDGIKTAYATAGKGNAGAPADQIGSISLNFENWDQRRPAAEIMADIRERIADIAGLSIEARLPNTGPEQGKPVTIEASSPSLDALRDAVTKIHGVVEKIPGVRNTEDTQPLPGIEWRMDVDRAQAAKFGADVSLVGSIIQLVTNGIKLGTYRPDDSDEEIDIRVRFPADDRSLDQLAELRIPTRTGNVPIGSFVSRTPGPATPTIMRTDMRRTMLVQADLDPGVQIDPVLAKVTAALPSLKLDPSVAIRFKGGARTQQETASFLVKAFLIGLGLIALILVAEFNSLFQPLLVLTAVVFSTGGVLIGLMITGKPFSLVNCGIGTIALAGIIVNNNIVLIDTYNKLAEAGMNAREAVLRTCAQRLRPVLLTKIVMILGLLPMALGMNIDFLDRRITFGSPSGQWWAEMATVIVGGLTFASILTLILTPSILMLQANIGRRWQQRRGKAGNTGQRPADITT, encoded by the coding sequence ATGAATGCGCTGATCGATCTCTGTGTCAGCCGCAGCCGTGCGGTTCTGGTGGCACTGTTCGTGCTGCTGGTTGCGGGCACGGTCGCTTACCGGGGCATTCCGAAAGAAGCACAGCCGGATGTCGACTTCCCCTACCTCAGCGTCGCGGTGGTCCTTGAGGGTGTATCGGCCGAGGACGCCGAGCGGCTGCTGGTCCGGCCACTCGAGCAGCAACTGCGCAACATCGAGGGCATCAAGGAAATGGTCGCCTCGGCGACCGAGGGCCGCGCATCGGTAACGCTCGAGTTCGAGCCGGAGATCGACATCGAACAGGCGCTGACGAATGTCCGCGAGAAGGTCGACCAGGCCAAGGCGGAAATGCCCGCCGATGCGCGTGAGCCGACCGTCAACGAGATCAAGTTCTCGCAGTTCGACCCGATGCTGGTCATCAACCTCGGCGGCAGTCTGCCCGAACGCACGATGAACTCCATTGCCCGGAAGCTCAAGGACCGGCTGCAGGCGGTTGATGGCGTGCTGGAGGTAAACCTGGCCGGCATACGCGACGAAGTGCTGGAAATCGTCATCAATCCCCTGGCGATGGAGAGCTACGGGCTGTCGCCGGCCGATGTGCTCAACTTCGTGCAGCGGAACAACCGGCTGGTCGCTGCGGGTTCCCTGCAGTCGGAACAGGGACGCTTCGCCGTCAAGGTGCCGGGCCTGATCGAATCGCCCGAAGACCTGCTCAGCCTGCCGCTGAAAACAGACGGCCAGAAGGTGGTCTATTTCCGCGACATCGCCCAGGTGCACCGTACCTTCAAGGATGCGGAAAGCTACTCGCGCCTGAACGGCAAACCGGCGGTCGGCATCCGCGTGGTCCAGCGCAACGGGTCCAACCTGCTGGACGTCGTCGCGAACATCAAGCTGGTTGTCGCCGAGGCACAGAAGTCCTGGCCGCCCGGTATCTCCCTGACCTACTCGCGGGACAAATCCGTTTTCGTGCGCGACGACGTCAACCAGCTGGTCAATGACGTGGTCGTGGCCGTCCTGCTGGTGGTGATCTGCCTGATCGGCATCCTCGGCCTGCAAAATGCCCTGCTCGCCGGGATCTCGATACCCGGCTCCTTCTGTGCCGCATTCCTGCTCATCGGCATGTCCGACATGACCATGAACATGGTGGTCTTCTTCGGCCTGATCATGTCGGTGGGCCTGGTGGTCGATGGCGGAATCGTCGTCGTGGAACTCGCGGATCGCCGCATGGCGGAAGGCCTTGATCGCCGCGTGGCCTATGCCGAGGCTGCCAAGCGCATGGCCTGGCCGATCTTCGCCTCGATCTCGGCAACCATCGTCGCATTCCTGCCGCTGGTGTTCTGGCCGGGCCTGATCGGCAGCTTCCTGAAGTCGATGCCGATCGTGCTGGTCTATACGCTGGTCGCCTCGCTGCTCATCGCCATGTTCGTGGTCCCGGCGCTGGGCTCGATCTTTGGCCGGGCCGGTCACCTCACGCCGGAGAACCGCCGCCAGCTCATGCTTGCCGAAGAGGGCGACCTCAACGAGATCGGCGGATGGACTGGTGTCTACATGCGCGTCGTCACGCGCGCGATCAATCACCCGGGTCGTACCGTCGGTCTGCTGACCACCATGCTGATCCTCGTGTTCATCGCTTACGGCACATTTGGTCACGGTGTCACGCTTTTCCCGGCAGTGGACCCGCCACAGGGCAGCGTCGACATCCGCGCACGCGGTGACCTGTCCACCCAGGAGAAGGACCGCCTGGTACGCCTCGTCGAACAGCGCATCGTCGGTGTCGACGGCATCAAGACCGCGTATGCAACCGCCGGCAAGGGCAATGCGGGCGCGCCAGCCGACCAGATCGGTTCGATCAGCCTGAACTTCGAGAACTGGGACCAGCGGCGCCCGGCAGCCGAGATCATGGCCGATATCCGCGAACGCATCGCGGACATCGCCGGGCTCTCCATCGAGGCGCGGCTGCCGAACACCGGACCCGAACAGGGCAAACCGGTCACCATCGAGGCCTCGTCGCCATCGCTCGATGCGCTGCGCGATGCCGTGACTAAGATACACGGCGTGGTCGAGAAGATTCCGGGTGTGCGCAATACCGAAGACACGCAGCCCCTGCCCGGCATCGAATGGCGCATGGATGTGGATCGCGCCCAGGCGGCCAAGTTCGGCGCCGATGTGTCACTGGTCGGCAGCATCATCCAGCTGGTCACCAATGGCATCAAGCTCGGCACTTACCGGCCGGACGATTCCGATGAGGAAATCGACATCCGTGTGCGCTTCCCGGCCGACGATCGCAGCCTCGACCAGCTCGCCGAACTGCGCATCCCCACACGCACCGGCAACGTGCCGATCGGCAGCTTCGTATCGCGTACACCTGGCCCGGCCACGCCGACCATCATGCGCACCGACATGCGCCGCACGATGCTCGTACAGGCCGATCTCGACCCTGGCGTGCAGATCGACCCGGTGCTGGCAAAAGTGACCGCGGCGCTGCCCTCGCTGAAGCTCGATCCGAGTGTGGCGATCCGCTTCAAGGGTGGCGCGAGAACCCAGCAGGAAACGGCGAGCTTTCTCGTCAAGGCCTTTCTGATCGGTCTCGGCCTGATCGCGCTGATCCTGGTCGCCGAATTCAACAGCCTGTTTCAGCCCCTGCTGGTGCTCACCGCCGTGGTGTTCTCGACCGGTGGCGTGCTGATCGGGCTGATGATCACCGGGAAGCCCTTCAGCCTGGTCAACTGCGGTATCGGCACGATTGCGCTGGCTGGCATCATCGTCAACAACAACATCGTGCTGATCGACACCTACAACAAGCTCGCGGAAGCCGGCATGAATGCCAGGGAAGCGGTACTGCGCACCTGCGCCCAGCGCCTGCGCCCGGTGCTGCTGACCAAGATCGTGATGATCCTCGGCCTGCTGCCGATGGCACTCGGCATGAACATCGACTTTCTCGACCGCCGGATCACCTTCGGCAGCCCGAGCGGCCAGTGGTGGGCAGAGATGGCCACCGTGATCGTCGGCGGCCTGACCTTCGCCTCAATCCTCACGCTGATCCTGACGCCGAGCATCCTCATGCTCCAGGCCAACATCGGCCGCCGGTGGCAGCAGCGTCGCGGCAAGGCCGGAAATACCGGCCAGCGACCCGCAGACATCACCACCTGA
- a CDS encoding efflux RND transporter periplasmic adaptor subunit, whose amino-acid sequence MRIFDQLTSRPKFIAVGLAILVSLWLLSGLFSNKPAETDSAASAETPAGTMSVQIQAQVAQPVTRNLSIYGRTAPVRQVELKAETSGRVSELGVRRGAMAKKGDVLLKLDLRDREARLEQARAGVNQQEAAYKGQLELKPKGYVSDTQLAETLAKLETARTELTRAQLDLDYMTIRAPFDGTVQERKVEIGDYVRAGDPVVTFVDNTSLIVTGSIAEQDAGFARIGSFATASLVTGQEVGGKIRYIAPVADESTRTFTVELELPNPGGKLPAGVTAEMRIPAGKVLAYRISPSILTLNAEGKLGVKTVDEGGTVAFHQITIARSGANGIWVTGLPEQANIIVVGQGYVSAGQRVKAVPAQTEALAASQTPDLN is encoded by the coding sequence ATGCGTATCTTCGACCAGCTGACGAGCCGCCCCAAGTTCATTGCCGTCGGTCTCGCGATACTCGTCAGCCTCTGGTTACTGTCCGGCCTCTTCAGCAACAAACCTGCAGAAACAGACAGCGCAGCCAGCGCCGAGACCCCGGCCGGCACCATGAGCGTACAGATCCAGGCACAGGTCGCACAACCAGTGACCCGCAATCTGAGCATTTACGGTCGCACTGCCCCGGTACGCCAGGTGGAACTGAAGGCGGAAACCAGTGGCCGGGTCAGCGAACTTGGCGTACGGCGCGGGGCGATGGCAAAAAAGGGCGACGTACTGCTGAAGCTCGATTTGCGCGACCGCGAGGCTCGCCTGGAACAGGCACGGGCCGGCGTCAATCAGCAGGAAGCTGCGTACAAGGGACAGCTTGAGCTCAAACCCAAAGGCTACGTCTCGGACACCCAGCTCGCCGAAACGCTCGCCAAACTGGAAACGGCGCGTACTGAACTGACCCGCGCCCAACTCGACCTCGACTACATGACCATCCGCGCACCATTCGACGGCACGGTGCAGGAACGGAAAGTGGAGATCGGCGACTACGTGCGCGCCGGCGATCCGGTGGTCACCTTCGTCGACAACACGAGCCTCATCGTCACCGGCAGCATCGCCGAGCAGGATGCGGGTTTTGCCCGCATCGGCAGTTTTGCCACCGCGAGCCTTGTCACCGGCCAGGAAGTCGGCGGCAAGATCCGCTACATCGCACCGGTTGCCGACGAGTCCACGCGCACATTCACGGTTGAACTCGAACTGCCCAATCCAGGCGGCAAGCTGCCGGCCGGCGTGACCGCGGAAATGCGCATCCCGGCGGGCAAGGTGCTTGCCTACCGGATCTCGCCCTCCATCCTCACGCTGAATGCCGAGGGCAAGCTTGGCGTAAAGACCGTTGACGAGGGTGGCACCGTGGCCTTTCACCAGATCACCATCGCCCGCTCCGGTGCGAACGGCATATGGGTTACCGGTCTGCCCGAACAGGCCAACATCATCGTCGTCGGCCAGGGCTATGTTTCCGCCGGTCAGAGGGTCAAGGCCGTACCGGCGCAAACCGAAGCTCTCGCTGCCAGCCAGACGCCGGATCTGAACTGA
- a CDS encoding high-potential iron-sulfur protein gives MSQEFTRRRFLATVAVAVPAGAVLMSATTATAADLPHLDVNDPSAKALGYVTDAKNVDRKSPLAARYADGQHCANCQVIQGTDGEAFRPCAIFPGKLVAATGWCSAWAKKA, from the coding sequence ATGAGTCAGGAATTTACTCGCCGCCGTTTCCTCGCAACGGTTGCCGTCGCGGTACCCGCCGGCGCCGTGCTGATGAGTGCGACCACTGCCACCGCCGCTGATCTGCCCCACCTTGATGTCAACGATCCTTCTGCCAAGGCATTGGGCTACGTTACCGATGCGAAGAACGTCGACCGCAAGAGCCCGCTGGCGGCCCGCTATGCTGATGGTCAGCACTGTGCCAACTGCCAGGTGATCCAGGGTACGGATGGCGAAGCCTTTCGTCCCTGCGCGATCTTCCCGGGCAAGCTGGTTGCCGCTACTGGCTGGTGCAGCGCCTGGGCGAAGAAGGCCTGA